A genome region from Pleurocapsa minor HA4230-MV1 includes the following:
- a CDS encoding TIGR00266 family protein yields MSNKISYRIEHNPAYASLVLDVPANETVMVEASAMAAMDTCLKMKSKMKGGLMKGVGRMLGGESLFINEFTAEGKKGELYISPGVPGDLQHYYVSSHCSLMVQSSGFVACSPKVQIETKFQGFKGFFSGESLFLLKATGEGDFWFSSYGAIIEIPLAGDYVVDTGYIVAFEDTLKYSVENIGGLSFKSLKTGIFGGEGLVCRFKGEGRLWIQSHNLSPLINFLNPFRPAKSD; encoded by the coding sequence ATGAGTAATAAAATTTCTTATCGCATAGAACATAACCCTGCTTATGCTTCTTTAGTACTTGATGTGCCAGCCAATGAAACCGTAATGGTAGAAGCTTCGGCAATGGCAGCAATGGACACCTGTTTAAAGATGAAGTCGAAAATGAAGGGCGGATTGATGAAAGGTGTGGGCAGAATGTTGGGAGGTGAATCTTTATTTATTAATGAGTTTACTGCCGAAGGAAAAAAAGGAGAATTATATATTTCTCCTGGAGTACCTGGAGATCTTCAGCATTATTATGTGTCTAGTCATTGTAGTCTGATGGTTCAGTCTTCTGGCTTTGTTGCCTGTAGTCCCAAAGTCCAAATTGAGACTAAGTTTCAAGGTTTTAAAGGTTTTTTTAGTGGCGAGTCTTTATTTCTGCTCAAAGCTACAGGAGAAGGTGATTTTTGGTTTAGTTCCTATGGCGCAATTATTGAAATCCCCCTCGCTGGCGATTACGTAGTCGATACTGGTTATATTGTGGCTTTTGAGGATACTCTTAAGTATTCCGTGGAAAACATCGGCGGACTATCTTTTAAGAGTTTAAAGACAGGAATTTTTGGTGGAGAAGGTTTAGTCTGTCGCTTTAAAGGAGAAGGACGTTTATGGATTCAATCCCATAATTTATCTCCCTTAATTAATTTCTTAAATCCCTTCCGCCCTGCCAAGAGCGATTAA
- a CDS encoding M48 family metallopeptidase: MSYHSPQSSKNESESNSQILVIASMFLAAVILGILLFNLLVNSLISIIPPSLEQKLGSVIAPVYEEQAVDSPQQKTLNQLLDRLESKLPPQQRENNQYQVLYIPEDTVNAIAIPGNKVIIYQGLLKEVDSENELMMILGHELGHFAHRDHLRGLGNILVLRITISYFLGDASIFNSIIATSIKAISQAQYSQKQEQQADQFGLLLLDKTYNQVAGSTDFFNRLSKEQKSNFDFLASHPAPAKRAKQINRLIKENKYSLGSVTPLPETLKLD, translated from the coding sequence GTGTCCTATCATTCTCCTCAAAGTTCTAAAAACGAATCAGAAAGCAATAGTCAAATATTAGTTATAGCTAGTATGTTTTTGGCTGCCGTAATCTTGGGAATTTTATTATTCAATTTATTAGTTAATAGTTTGATTAGTATTATTCCCCCAAGTTTGGAACAAAAACTAGGTTCAGTAATCGCACCTGTGTATGAAGAGCAAGCGGTAGATTCTCCCCAACAAAAAACTCTTAATCAGCTTTTAGATCGCTTGGAGAGTAAATTACCACCTCAACAACGGGAGAATAATCAATATCAAGTTTTATATATACCTGAAGATACCGTAAATGCGATCGCAATTCCTGGAAACAAAGTAATTATTTATCAAGGATTATTAAAAGAAGTCGATTCGGAAAATGAACTGATGATGATCTTAGGACATGAATTGGGACACTTTGCTCATCGAGATCATCTGCGGGGTTTAGGTAATATTTTGGTGTTGAGAATAACAATTTCTTATTTTTTGGGTGATGCTAGTATTTTTAATTCAATCATCGCCACGAGTATTAAGGCAATTAGTCAAGCTCAATATTCACAAAAACAAGAACAGCAAGCTGACCAATTTGGCTTGCTGCTATTAGATAAAACTTATAATCAAGTAGCAGGGTCAACTGACTTTTTTAATCGACTAAGTAAGGAGCAAAAAAGTAATTTTGATTTTCTTGCTTCTCATCCCGCCCCAGCTAAAAGAGCTAAACAAATTAATCGGTTAATTAAGGAAAATAAATATAGTCTCGGTTCGGTTACACCTTTACCTGAAACTTTGAAATTAGATTGA
- a CDS encoding TRC40/GET3/ArsA family transport-energizing ATPase produces MRVILMTGKGGVGKTSVAAATGLRCAELGYKTLVLSTDPAHSLADSFDLELGHDPQEVRPNLWGAELDALRELEGNWGAVKRYITQVLQARGLDGVQAEELAILPGMDEIFGLVRMKRHYDEGEFDILIIDSAPTGTALRLLSLPEVGGWYMRRFYKPLQGMSAALRPLVEPFFKPLAGFSLPDNEVMDAPYEFYEQIEALEKVLTDNTKTSVRLVMNPEKMVIKESLRAHAYLSLYNVATDLVVANRVIPNEVNDPFFERWKANQDIYKQEIYDNFHPLPVKEAPLFPTEMCGMEALEKLKEILYQDEDPTQVYYKENTIKIIQEQGNYSLQLYLPGIPKEQIQLNKTGDELNVRIGNHRRNLVLPQALAALQPSGAKMEDDYLKISFKDMTRV; encoded by the coding sequence ATGCGCGTAATTTTAATGACGGGTAAAGGCGGTGTGGGTAAAACTTCTGTTGCTGCTGCTACTGGTCTTCGATGTGCTGAGTTGGGCTACAAAACTTTGGTGCTGAGTACCGATCCTGCACACTCTTTAGCTGATAGTTTTGATCTCGAACTAGGACACGATCCTCAAGAAGTACGACCTAATCTTTGGGGTGCTGAACTTGATGCTCTGCGGGAATTAGAAGGAAATTGGGGTGCTGTCAAGCGATACATTACTCAAGTTTTACAGGCGAGAGGATTGGATGGAGTGCAGGCAGAGGAATTAGCAATCTTGCCAGGGATGGATGAAATTTTTGGTCTGGTGAGAATGAAACGTCACTATGATGAAGGCGAGTTTGATATTCTGATTATTGACTCTGCACCTACAGGAACAGCTTTGAGACTATTAAGCTTACCCGAAGTTGGTGGCTGGTACATGAGACGCTTTTATAAGCCATTACAGGGGATGTCTGCTGCTCTAAGACCTTTGGTTGAACCATTCTTTAAACCTCTGGCTGGGTTTTCCTTGCCTGATAATGAGGTAATGGATGCACCTTATGAGTTTTATGAGCAAATTGAAGCTTTGGAGAAGGTTTTGACTGATAATACCAAAACTTCGGTTCGTCTGGTAATGAACCCCGAAAAAATGGTGATTAAAGAATCCTTACGCGCTCATGCTTATCTCAGCTTATATAACGTGGCGACCGATTTAGTCGTAGCAAATCGAGTTATTCCCAACGAAGTCAACGATCCCTTCTTTGAACGTTGGAAAGCTAATCAAGATATATATAAGCAAGAAATATATGATAATTTTCATCCCCTACCTGTAAAAGAAGCACCTCTATTTCCGACTGAAATGTGCGGTATGGAAGCTTTAGAAAAACTTAAAGAGATCCTCTATCAAGATGAAGATCCAACTCAGGTTTACTATAAAGAGAACACGATTAAGATTATTCAGGAGCAAGGAAATTATAGTCTCCAGCTATATTTACCAGGAATTCCCAAAGAGCAAATTCAGCTAAATAAAACTGGCGATGAGCTAAATGTGAGAATTGGTAATCATCGTCGTAATTTAGTTCTTCCTCAAGCATTGGCTGCATTGCAACCATCAGGGGCAAAAATGGAAGATGATTATTTAAAAATTAGCTTCAAAGACATGACAAGGGTTTAG
- a CDS encoding SUMF1/EgtB/PvdO family nonheme iron enzyme, with product MKSASILSSRHSIATALIQTRSHTLDLLTQIDESLFFQQVHPEFSPIGWHFGHIAFTEAYWILEQLADLALSFPAAYQRLFAADGLPKQERQNLPAVATIEEYLQTIRSQTLAYLEIAPVAQQERLWRWLIQHESQHCETISFLWQLHQQRHLDIANFNPAQLISAENTVATAIDVTEMLKVEGGEFTLGSNAVDALDNERPAHQIYLDSYWIDRHPVTCRQYAQFMTAGGYQQRKYWSEAGWQWLQQYPVNQPLYWSNHADWLDHPVSGVSYYEAAAYANFVQKRLPTEAEWEKAALGASLNSNHSNHSRLIGHTTPVNTYSEVSQYGCQDMLGNVWEWTASWFGSYPEFTAYPYPGYSQVYFDDRHRVLRGGSWATNSVSLRTSFRNWYHPEVRQIFAGFRCANQ from the coding sequence TTGAAGTCAGCGTCAATTCTATCTAGTAGACATTCTATTGCCACAGCTTTGATCCAAACGCGATCGCATACCTTAGACTTACTTACTCAGATTGATGAATCATTATTTTTTCAGCAGGTTCATCCAGAGTTTAGTCCGATAGGCTGGCACTTTGGTCATATTGCTTTTACTGAAGCTTATTGGATTTTAGAACAATTGGCTGATTTAGCCCTAAGCTTTCCCGCAGCATATCAGCGATTATTTGCTGCGGATGGATTACCCAAACAGGAGCGTCAAAACTTACCTGCCGTAGCGACTATTGAAGAGTATTTACAGACCATTAGAAGTCAAACTTTAGCTTATTTAGAAATTGCGCCTGTTGCTCAACAAGAGAGACTTTGGCGATGGCTAATTCAACATGAAAGCCAACACTGTGAAACTATTTCCTTTCTGTGGCAGTTACATCAGCAGCGCCATTTAGATATCGCCAATTTTAATCCTGCTCAATTAATTTCAGCTGAAAACACAGTTGCGACTGCGATCGATGTTACGGAAATGCTTAAGGTAGAAGGGGGAGAATTTACTCTCGGTAGTAATGCCGTAGACGCTCTAGACAATGAACGCCCTGCTCATCAAATCTATTTAGACTCCTATTGGATTGATCGCCATCCCGTTACCTGTAGACAATACGCTCAATTCATGACAGCAGGCGGTTATCAACAACGGAAATACTGGAGTGAAGCAGGTTGGCAATGGTTACAGCAATATCCTGTTAATCAGCCTTTATATTGGTCTAATCATGCTGATTGGCTAGATCATCCTGTATCTGGCGTAAGCTATTACGAAGCAGCAGCCTATGCAAATTTTGTCCAAAAAAGATTACCTACTGAAGCAGAATGGGAAAAAGCAGCTTTAGGAGCATCCCTCAACTCCAACCACTCTAACCACAGTCGTTTAATTGGGCATACAACTCCTGTGAATACATATTCTGAAGTTAGTCAATATGGCTGTCAGGATATGTTGGGTAACGTTTGGGAATGGACAGCTTCTTGGTTTGGTAGTTATCCAGAATTTACCGCCTATCCCTATCCAGGTTACTCCCAAGTATATTTTGATGATCGACATCGAGTGTTGCGGGGTGGTAGTTGGGCAACCAATAGCGTTAGTTTGAGGACTAGTTTTCGCAACTGGTATCATCCCGAAGTTAGACAAATATTTGCGGGATTTCGCTGTGCTAATCAGTAA
- a CDS encoding DUF2358 domain-containing protein, whose amino-acid sequence MNEQLSVTDNFQEKDLISILREDYARFPKNQTYDIYADNVYFKDPLNEFRGLKKYRLMISFLGTFFNNIKMEVHSVEREGELINTEWTLRMTPPLPWQPRLAIPGKSELKVNQNNLIVSHIDYWHISRWSVLRQNFFSGKKASQ is encoded by the coding sequence ATGAACGAGCAATTATCTGTTACTGACAATTTCCAGGAAAAGGATTTAATTTCAATTCTGCGTGAAGACTATGCCAGATTTCCTAAAAATCAGACCTATGATATTTATGCAGATAATGTTTATTTTAAAGATCCCTTAAATGAATTTAGAGGACTTAAGAAATATCGCTTAATGATTAGTTTTCTGGGTACTTTCTTCAACAACATCAAAATGGAAGTTCACAGTGTTGAGCGAGAAGGAGAATTAATTAACACAGAATGGACGCTGCGGATGACTCCTCCTCTACCTTGGCAGCCACGTCTAGCTATTCCTGGCAAAAGCGAACTTAAGGTTAATCAAAATAACTTGATTGTCTCCCACATTGATTATTGGCATATTTCTCGCTGGTCAGTTTTACGTCAGAATTTCTTTTCGGGCAAAAAAGCGTCACAATAA
- a CDS encoding TIGR00266 family protein: MKIELLHQPESAIARVSLDSGEELVAQAGAMIAMSGSINASTTLRKGKGGGVMGGLKRMVAGESLFLSVFRSPTDGNTIWLAPKLIGDLLIYELTGQDLVVQATSYLACSSEVDLDVGFQGFKSLFSGESIFWLTFSGRGLALLASFGAIYEVDVDGEYIVDTGHIVAFERSLNFSIAKASSSLIGSFLGGEGFVCRFKGRGKVYCQTHNPGSFGSTIGSKLPPR; encoded by the coding sequence ATGAAGATAGAATTATTACATCAGCCCGAAAGTGCGATCGCTCGCGTATCATTAGACTCAGGAGAAGAGTTAGTCGCCCAAGCTGGAGCGATGATTGCCATGAGTGGCAGTATTAATGCCAGTACCACTCTCCGTAAAGGAAAAGGTGGCGGAGTCATGGGTGGTTTGAAACGTATGGTTGCTGGAGAATCTCTTTTTTTAAGTGTTTTTCGCTCGCCTACAGACGGGAATACAATTTGGTTAGCTCCTAAATTAATTGGTGACTTGTTAATTTACGAGTTGACGGGACAGGATTTAGTTGTTCAAGCAACTTCTTATTTAGCCTGTAGTTCTGAAGTCGATCTGGATGTGGGTTTCCAGGGTTTTAAGTCTTTGTTTTCGGGGGAGTCTATTTTCTGGCTGACTTTTTCTGGTCGAGGCTTAGCTCTACTGGCTTCTTTTGGCGCAATTTATGAAGTTGATGTTGATGGTGAATATATTGTCGATACTGGTCATATAGTGGCGTTTGAAAGAAGCTTAAACTTTAGTATTGCCAAAGCTAGTTCCAGTTTAATTGGTTCTTTTTTAGGCGGGGAAGGATTTGTCTGTCGTTTTAAAGGCAGAGGTAAAGTCTACTGTCAAACTCATAATCCTGGGTCATTTGGTTCTACTATTGGCTCTAAACTTCCACCCAGATAA
- a CDS encoding TIGR00266 family protein — translation MKYEIKYKPAFSAIFVTLEPGEKIIAEAGAMASMDSQVTIKTELSGDFLSALAKKFFGGESLFVNIFSNETKQYVNLVLTQSVVGDIAEIELHGKDMYFQPGAYIASTPGVKMGVRWAGFSSWFAGEGLFKLRLSGKGKVFFGAYGGITKKAINGEFIVDTGHLVAYEPGIEMGIKLANGLVGSFTSGEGFVNRLSGRGNIYLQSRSIGGLVGYLRSKVR, via the coding sequence ATGAAATATGAAATAAAATATAAACCAGCATTTTCAGCTATTTTTGTGACTCTTGAACCAGGGGAAAAAATTATTGCCGAGGCAGGAGCAATGGCGAGTATGGACAGCCAAGTCACAATTAAAACTGAGCTTTCTGGAGATTTTTTGTCAGCTTTAGCGAAAAAGTTTTTTGGTGGCGAATCGCTATTTGTTAATATTTTTAGCAATGAAACTAAGCAATATGTAAACTTAGTTTTGACTCAATCTGTGGTGGGAGATATCGCAGAAATTGAGCTGCATGGTAAAGATATGTATTTTCAACCAGGAGCATATATTGCTAGCACTCCAGGTGTAAAAATGGGAGTTCGCTGGGCTGGTTTTAGCAGTTGGTTTGCTGGAGAAGGACTATTTAAATTGAGATTAAGTGGCAAAGGAAAAGTCTTTTTTGGCGCTTATGGTGGTATTACCAAAAAAGCAATTAACGGCGAATTTATTGTCGATACGGGTCATTTAGTGGCATACGAACCAGGAATTGAAATGGGAATTAAACTTGCCAATGGTTTAGTTGGTTCTTTTACTTCGGGAGAAGGTTTTGTCAATCGTTTATCTGGCAGGGGTAATATCTACCTTCAGTCTCGGAGTATCGGTGGGTTAGTCGGCTATTTACGTTCTAAGGTGCGTTAA
- the egtC gene encoding ergothioneine biosynthesis protein EgtC, producing MCRLLGYLGSSIQLDRILLKPEHSLVVQSYQPQQMTAGLLNADGFGIGWYGEPENPPYAYKNVLPIWNDANLPQLGRYIKSSCYLGYVRSATSNLSVDIINCQPFLHQNLLFVHNGFIDNFRKTLYRPIRNELDDFAYQRIEGTTDSEHIFALIVNEFETNHDISLQQALGHTIARLIKLAHTDKIAFSANIILSNGKELVASRYSNREASPTLYYIKDHHFLTNGVLIASEPMFKGEWMSCPEASIIGVGENLEVSVNSI from the coding sequence ATGTGCCGATTATTAGGTTATCTTGGTTCTTCAATTCAACTAGACCGTATATTACTCAAACCCGAACATTCTTTAGTTGTTCAAAGTTATCAGCCTCAGCAAATGACCGCAGGGTTACTTAATGCCGATGGTTTTGGCATTGGTTGGTATGGCGAGCCAGAAAATCCGCCTTATGCCTACAAAAATGTGTTGCCCATTTGGAATGATGCTAATTTACCTCAGCTAGGACGCTACATTAAATCATCCTGTTATTTAGGATATGTACGCAGTGCGACTTCTAATTTATCGGTAGATATAATTAATTGTCAGCCATTTTTACATCAGAATCTGTTGTTTGTACATAACGGCTTTATTGATAATTTCCGCAAAACTCTTTACCGACCAATTCGCAATGAACTAGACGATTTTGCCTATCAACGTATTGAAGGTACTACGGATTCAGAACATATCTTTGCGCTAATCGTCAACGAATTCGAGACAAACCACGATATCAGTCTACAACAGGCTTTAGGTCATACAATCGCGCGCCTAATCAAGCTAGCACATACAGACAAAATTGCTTTTTCTGCCAATATTATTTTAAGCAATGGTAAAGAATTAGTAGCTTCTCGCTATTCCAATCGCGAAGCGAGTCCTACTTTATACTATATAAAAGATCATCATTTCTTAACTAATGGAGTTTTGATCGCCTCAGAACCCATGTTTAAAGGGGAGTGGATGAGCTGTCCCGAAGCAAGTATTATTGGTGTAGGAGAAAATCTTGAAGTCAGCGTCAATTCTATCTAG
- a CDS encoding ferrous iron transport protein A, whose amino-acid sequence MTHPVDFQHQTTHKFKRFQEFVFVSDSALKLAPDLSNQLQLDPDSSFLDRVKIGDFITIKQIHAPQNIIHQLRNLKFKPDQKVQLVSKTNTGSVVVNLNNTLIGIGKEIAQRVVVTLVGEAK is encoded by the coding sequence ATGACTCACCCTGTAGATTTTCAACACCAGACAACACATAAGTTTAAAAGATTCCAAGAATTTGTTTTTGTGAGCGATTCGGCGCTGAAGCTAGCTCCAGATTTAAGCAATCAGTTGCAGTTAGATCCTGACAGTAGTTTTTTAGATCGAGTAAAAATAGGAGATTTTATTACTATCAAACAGATTCACGCGCCACAAAATATTATCCATCAGCTGCGGAATCTCAAGTTCAAGCCCGATCAAAAAGTGCAGCTAGTTAGCAAAACTAATACTGGTTCAGTAGTAGTAAATCTCAATAACACTCTAATTGGCATTGGCAAAGAAATTGCTCAAAGAGTTGTGGTGACTTTGGTGGGTGAAGCAAAGTAA
- a CDS encoding CesT family type III secretion system chaperone, which translates to MEITAISPILERLFNHEDIKHDVEEAWQIRNSQIHLLVILSEDRNWLRLLSPIASADEAQSLLPQLLEDNFDATQEVRYAFNQNVLWGVFQHRLKSLTTEDLESAIASLISLTEKGLSQPFNQVIERQIRQIVQAAKAQGQSLESTYQTIDRFYQEGVMGGVDQDPAQREQFLAAWKAQLQRLWSEV; encoded by the coding sequence ATGGAAATAACTGCCATATCACCTATTCTAGAACGCCTTTTTAATCACGAAGATATTAAACATGATGTAGAAGAAGCTTGGCAAATTAGAAACTCGCAAATACATTTACTGGTTATCCTGTCAGAGGATCGTAATTGGCTAAGATTGCTTTCTCCCATTGCTAGTGCTGATGAAGCTCAATCTTTGTTGCCTCAGTTGTTAGAGGACAATTTTGATGCGACTCAAGAAGTTCGCTATGCCTTCAATCAAAACGTTCTTTGGGGTGTATTTCAGCATCGCTTAAAAAGCTTAACTACCGAAGATTTAGAAAGTGCGATCGCTTCTTTGATCTCGCTAACGGAAAAAGGTCTGTCTCAACCTTTTAACCAGGTAATTGAAAGGCAAATTAGACAAATTGTTCAAGCAGCCAAAGCCCAAGGGCAAAGTTTAGAATCGACCTATCAAACTATCGATCGCTTTTATCAAGAAGGAGTTATGGGTGGTGTGGATCAAGATCCCGCTCAACGAGAACAGTTTTTGGCTGCGTGGAAAGCTCAACTACAGCGTTTGTGGTCTGAGGTTTAG
- a CDS encoding histidine kinase, which produces MLPKFNLNNNSSITMSASKIEWQYLGAELVFTQDLAGNYLSFWWAKAAEYDLNYEELKNTSCESASNNIYASLREVFAPVDTIAYLEKIRRVLKRRLPEQCYCLFKYQEISYSFELIISPILPPQGEPQAVIVMGHLLTETEMFSFTENEAPAAIYSYQKLLSQVVQQIRRSLDLPTIYQQTVQNIGSTFATSRCLILANHHNITRLSVEAEYCRDAYDSTTKYQINWYNETHLQQALGSSSPVAVDFLEQDLLQRKSALVISTNSSSEDNVLIYLQQCDRYRHWTTAEMEMLREIAEQVEAAISLAKLYREVEQASIQAEEASRLKSDFLANTSHELRTPLNGIIGFLKLLLEGMADDPQEQREFIEEAYKSSIHLLNLINDILDIAKIEAGKMELELNEIELDELFQDVDNLINTQAKQKNLNFQIKSPATLTPVILYGNYQRLLQIMLNLISNGIKFTKEGGIVVSAEVNNKKIECQGIEFPGMVKISVADTGIGVSLEKQDKLFENFYQVDGSRTKSYGGTGLGLAISQKLVEAMGGTISFYSMGDGLGSTVTFTIPLSHLPVIKTAQSEG; this is translated from the coding sequence ATGCTCCCTAAATTTAATTTAAACAATAATAGTAGTATTACTATGTCAGCCAGCAAGATTGAATGGCAATATCTGGGAGCAGAATTGGTTTTCACTCAGGATCTTGCTGGCAATTATCTCTCTTTTTGGTGGGCAAAGGCAGCAGAATACGACTTAAATTATGAAGAACTAAAAAACACGAGTTGCGAATCAGCCAGCAATAATATCTATGCTTCTCTGAGGGAAGTTTTTGCCCCCGTAGATACTATTGCTTATTTAGAAAAAATTCGTCGAGTTCTTAAGCGCCGTTTACCAGAGCAATGTTACTGTTTGTTTAAGTATCAAGAGATTTCTTATTCTTTTGAACTGATCATTAGCCCAATTTTACCTCCTCAAGGAGAGCCTCAAGCGGTAATAGTGATGGGTCATTTGTTGACAGAAACAGAGATGTTTTCTTTCACCGAAAATGAAGCCCCCGCAGCTATTTATAGCTATCAAAAACTACTTAGTCAGGTGGTACAACAAATCCGCCGTAGTCTAGATTTACCAACTATTTATCAGCAGACAGTGCAGAATATTGGTTCAACTTTCGCCACCAGTCGCTGTTTGATTTTGGCAAATCACCATAATATTACTCGTCTTTCAGTAGAAGCAGAATATTGCCGTGATGCATATGATTCAACCACTAAATATCAGATTAATTGGTACAACGAGACTCATTTACAACAGGCGCTAGGATCGAGTTCTCCCGTGGCGGTAGATTTTCTAGAACAAGATCTTTTACAGCGCAAATCTGCACTAGTAATCTCGACTAATAGCAGCAGTGAAGATAATGTTTTAATTTATTTGCAACAGTGCGATCGCTATCGCCATTGGACAACGGCAGAAATGGAAATGTTGCGCGAAATCGCCGAACAGGTAGAAGCAGCTATTTCCCTCGCCAAGCTCTATCGTGAAGTTGAACAGGCTAGTATTCAAGCAGAAGAAGCCAGCCGTCTAAAAAGCGATTTTCTGGCTAATACCTCTCACGAACTACGTACTCCCCTCAACGGCATCATTGGCTTTTTAAAATTACTCTTAGAAGGCATGGCTGATGATCCGCAAGAACAACGAGAATTTATTGAAGAAGCTTATAAGTCTTCAATTCACCTCCTCAATTTAATCAATGACATTCTCGATATTGCCAAGATTGAAGCTGGCAAGATGGAACTAGAATTAAATGAGATTGAATTAGACGAACTGTTTCAAGATGTCGATAATTTAATTAATACTCAAGCCAAACAAAAAAACCTTAACTTCCAGATTAAATCCCCTGCAACTCTGACTCCCGTTATTCTCTATGGTAACTATCAACGATTGCTGCAAATAATGTTGAACCTGATTAGTAATGGGATCAAATTTACTAAGGAAGGGGGTATCGTAGTTAGCGCGGAAGTTAATAATAAGAAAATAGAGTGCCAAGGGATTGAATTTCCTGGGATGGTTAAAATCAGCGTTGCCGATACAGGGATTGGCGTGTCATTAGAAAAGCAGGATAAACTGTTTGAAAACTTCTATCAAGTAGATGGTTCGCGGACAAAATCCTATGGTGGCACGGGTTTAGGTTTAGCTATCTCGCAAAAACTAGTAGAGGCGATGGGAGGCACAATTTCTTTTTACAGTATGGGAGATGGTTTAGGTTCAACCGTTACATTTACCATTCCTTTGAGTCATTTACCCGTGATCAAGACAGCTCAATCTGAAGGCTAA
- a CDS encoding ferrous iron transport protein A, whose amino-acid sequence MNTAINIPELSTGSVGTIVGYSRVYGGYVGKLISQGLIPGTPFVVLSLNLPQGAVQIMIEEKIITLSKPEVNALVVETLTEDDNDDLDPI is encoded by the coding sequence ATGAATACAGCAATTAATATTCCCGAATTGTCGACTGGTTCAGTAGGTACTATTGTGGGCTATAGTCGCGTTTATGGTGGTTATGTGGGGAAACTAATATCTCAAGGATTAATCCCAGGAACTCCTTTTGTGGTGTTGAGCTTAAATCTGCCTCAAGGCGCAGTACAGATTATGATCGAGGAAAAAATTATCACTCTTTCTAAGCCAGAGGTAAATGCTCTAGTTGTGGAAACGTTAACAGAAGATGACAATGATGATCTCGATCCTATCTAA
- a CDS encoding beta/gamma crystallin family protein has translation MSDVYFWLNFYSKKRRKANKPNFTSNKNLLIMEKTMSNINNKTQDLFALDTVQDLDNESAAAIQGGAAVELFADSNFRKSMVKTDEGSANVGDGVNDRTTSIIINSGKWRFYTDSNFRGVSTTLGVGRHANVGLGSIPNDSITSFRRIS, from the coding sequence TTGTCAGATGTTTATTTCTGGTTAAATTTCTATTCTAAAAAAAGAAGGAAAGCAAACAAGCCTAACTTCACTTCAAACAAAAATTTATTAATTATGGAGAAAACAATGTCCAACATTAACAACAAAACCCAAGACCTATTTGCGCTTGACACTGTACAAGACCTTGATAATGAATCTGCTGCTGCCATTCAAGGTGGTGCTGCCGTGGAACTCTTCGCTGATTCCAATTTCAGAAAATCAATGGTGAAAACAGACGAAGGCAGTGCAAATGTCGGAGACGGTGTAAACGACCGTACAACCTCAATTATAATCAATAGTGGTAAATGGAGATTCTACACAGATTCTAATTTCAGGGGCGTTTCTACCACTTTGGGAGTAGGACGGCATGCAAATGTCGGTCTTGGTTCAATTCCTAACGATTCAATCACATCTTTCAGAAGGATCTCATAG
- a CDS encoding nucleoside deaminase, which yields MEFAFKLAQTAGDLGEVPVGAVIIDREGNLIAEAANRKVREYDPTAHAEILAIRAATKKRQSFYLEDCTLYVTLEPCPMCAGAIIHSRLGLLVYGADDPKTGAIRTVTNLPDSYCSNHRLEVLAGIKETSCRQQLQTWFGCRR from the coding sequence ATGGAATTTGCTTTCAAGCTAGCTCAAACCGCAGGAGATTTAGGAGAAGTCCCCGTTGGTGCAGTCATAATTGACCGCGAAGGTAATCTAATTGCTGAAGCTGCTAACCGTAAAGTTAGGGAGTATGATCCCACAGCTCATGCAGAAATTTTAGCAATTCGTGCTGCAACTAAAAAAAGACAGAGTTTTTATCTAGAAGACTGCACCCTTTACGTTACTCTAGAACCTTGTCCAATGTGTGCGGGGGCAATAATTCACTCTCGCTTAGGTTTGCTGGTTTATGGTGCTGATGACCCCAAAACTGGAGCAATACGTACTGTTACCAATTTACCTGATAGCTATTGTTCCAATCATCGTTTAGAAGTATTGGCAGGAATAAAAGAAACATCCTGTCGTCAACAATTACAAACTTGGTTTGGTTGTCGGAGATAA